The following is a genomic window from Micropterus dolomieu isolate WLL.071019.BEF.003 ecotype Adirondacks linkage group LG04, ASM2129224v1, whole genome shotgun sequence.
TGACTGCATATAATTTTAGACAATGTCAATAAACGATAAATGTCTACAAATTTGGTACAATTAAacattagataaataaatatgtgcttACCTGATGTGGACTTGTGAGATGTGTGGGGTTCAGGAACGTTGATCCACCAAGCGATGGTCTCCCGGTCAATAATACTGCattgacttttcaatcatacagtatttcccggtcaactataaatccatggcttttcaatatcacgtcatttcccggtcaactacaAATAGATGATATTTCAATCATGTTTtccggtcaactataattcaatgacttttcaatcctatttcccggtcaactataattcaatgacttttcagtcatgtttcccggtcaactataaatagATGATTTTTTGAATCATATTTCCTggtcaactataattcaattACTTTCcaatcatgtttcccggtcaactataattcaattacctttcaatcatgtttcccggtgaactataattcaatgactttccaatcatatttcccggtcaactataattcaattgcttttcaatcatgtttcccggtcaactataattcaattgcttttcaatcatgtttcccggtcaactataattcaattGCTTTTCAATATCATGTCATTTCTGGTCAACTATAAATAGATGATTTttcaacattgttgttgttactacaACAGTCAACTACAAATCAATGCTTAATCAAGTATAATCGGGGCAactataaatcaatattattcCAATGTCACGCTCATACATGGTCGTTTTTCATCAGTATTGCAATATtgattcaacatttatttagggtTGGGATTTCAATCTGAAATCATGAATTGTTTGGGGTGTGGCTAActgcaaaaataatttaacttgTGTACTTAAAACATGGCTTGTGTGCTTATAGGCTTGTGTGCGGTATTACCTTTGCTGGCTGTTACCCTGTGTGGCTTAGGCCATCACATTGACACATGAAaggatataatcaaatatttacaaaaatgtgaggcgtgtactcacttttgtgagattatgtactctttatttttcttttaaatttaagtTCTTTAAAGTATACAGCAACTTTTAGCCATaaattcaagaaaaaaaagaatgacatTTCATTGGTGGTTAATTTGTGATTTATTCAAATATTGATAATAATTTCATGCCACAAACAgtaagttgttttttattttgataaaggCTTTCAACTGTTAACAGAATGAGTTTAATCAATAAACAATTTAACCACAAATTTTTGACACATGGTTCAGAAATTGGGATTTTGTtcatgttgaaatattttgccttcaatAAAACAACTACTTTTTATGTCAAAGAACTGAAATtccaataaaacattaaacatgcaatcaaaatgaaatataatacaGAAGTTATATCAATATAATAActttaaatgcaaaatattttgACTTTACTTGCAGccattacattttataaaatgttctataatgttgtcagaacaatctgagcctgtcagtggatGTACATTTAACAGCTGCCAGCTTCAGGAAAATAGTGTCCAGGCTGAAAACTACCCATGTTTCccttttaacaaaacacatgtaaataaaagaaaacctaTTATACTGATTACTGATACTGATATACAACATTGCTCAGGTCAAGTTAAGaaaagattacatttttcccattacattttttacaacATGATTGCACATTTTAATTCAACAAATTTGcaattttttattgaaatgactAATTAAGTAAGTTACGCAAAGGAGCACATGATCTATGATGACAACTGATGTATTTGCAGAGGTTGGCTCCTGTACAAATCTTTATTTAGTCGTGGTTGACTTCTCTACCTTTTGTTGTTACTTCAGTAGAGTTTGCACTGCAGTGCTGCTTCACATGCGTTTGTGGATATGCAGGACCCTGTTACAGGTGGGGCACGAATGCTCCACATCTTTGCAAGCATTCACACAGAAGGGGATCAAACAGCAAGGCCAGATCCTGGTGTGGAGTATcacaataaagtaaaaaaaatatttcataatgTGCACATAAATGCGTACACTGTAAATCATTCTCAAaagattttttcattttaagttgaattagtttgaaatgaataaaacatactTTAAGTTAATGAGAAAGCAATAGTTGATTCTACTAACACTCCATTCCTGTGTGACGCTTTACAGTGTACAGAGTTGAtttgggggtgtgtgtgtgtgtgtgtgtgtgtgtgtgtgtgttgggatcTTTACTCACATTAAGACTCCTAATACACCACAGATCAGCCAGGTGAGCGTACCATTTTTATGCTCTACTTTAGTGACA
Proteins encoded in this region:
- the LOC123970148 gene encoding LITAF domain-containing protein-like — translated: MASPYPGPPADYNTGVYQVQPGIQPVNQVVVVQQQPPSDVPGQMQCPYCQTNVVTKVEHKNGTLTWLICGVLGVLMIWPCCLIPFCVNACKDVEHSCPTCNRVLHIHKRM